The nucleotide sequence AAGCGGCACGATAATAAATAGGTTCCGAACGGATTTTTGCTGTGCCAGTCGCAGCAATTCCCGCTTAAAAACACGATATATACCCCAGTTGCCTAACATAATATTATTTGTGAAAGTGTATGGACATGCCCGGTCTTAGTTCCAATATACGGTCTTGGGGCTTTAAGTGAATTTCAAAAGTTTTTAGGTCATATTCGCCCTTTGCCTTTACCGGAACCCAAGTGGCAAAATCGGCCATGGGAGCAATGTAACTGACTTTAAAATCTATTTCTTCATTGCTAAGTCCTGGCACTGTGGCCTTATAGACTTGGCCCATTTTAAAATCGGACAGGTCGTCTTCCCTTACATTGACGATCGCATAGACCTTTTCGGGAATTTGTATGGTCACGATAGGATATCCGGCCGCCATGACTTCTCCTTCTTCCGCAATCTGATTACTGATAATTCCTCCGGCAGGGGCTACGATTTGTAGCTCGTCATAAAATGCCTCAACTTCGTTATATGCGCTTTTAGCACTTTCATAACTGCCGTAGGCCGCACTTATATCTTCTTTTCTCGCTCCTTTTTTGGCCATGTCCCAAACCGATTTGGCCGCATTCATCTGCTCTTTGGCCGCATCGTACTTGAATTGGAGTTCATCCATTTCCTGTTTTGAGATGATATTATCGGCATAAAGGGCTTGGTACCGCTTATAGGTTTTTTCGGCAAAATCAAATTGACTTTTAGCCATTTGATATTGGTTTTGAAGCGCATTTATCTCTTCTTGTCGCGCTCCGTATTCCGCTTTGTTGAAAAGGGATTTGGCAGCTTTGACCATGCCTT is from Zobellia galactanivorans and encodes:
- a CDS encoding HlyD family secretion protein — encoded protein: MKKAYITLALPILIIVFAIAFFFIKANSKEETIYSGMLETTEINVSSVISGRVLNLLVEKGSTVEKGDVLAKLEPDILNAKKGQAQGMVKAAKSLFNKAEYGARQEEINALQNQYQMAKSQFDFAEKTYKRYQALYADNIISKQEMDELQFKYDAAKEQMNAAKSVWDMAKKGARKEDISAAYGSYESAKSAYNEVEAFYDELQIVAPAGGIISNQIAEEGEVMAAGYPIVTIQIPEKVYAIVNVREDDLSDFKMGQVYKATVPGLSNEEIDFKVSYIAPMADFATWVPVKAKGEYDLKTFEIHLKPQDRILELRPGMSIHFHK